The following coding sequences lie in one Anomalospiza imberbis isolate Cuckoo-Finch-1a 21T00152 chromosome 21, ASM3175350v1, whole genome shotgun sequence genomic window:
- the TSC1 gene encoding hamartin isoform X1, giving the protein MAQQGNVGELLSMLDSPILGVLEDITAAFKDNLICDRGPMLVNNLVDYYLETNSQQALHILSTLQEPHDKHLLDKINDYMGKAATRLPTLSLLGHVIRRQPSWKHKLSQAPLLLSLLKCLKTDTDVVVLTTGVLVLITMLPMIPQSGKQYLHDFFGIFGRLSAWCLQNPGHVAEIYLVHLHASVYSLFHRLYGMYPCNFVSFLRSHYSMKENLETFEEVVKPMMEHVRIHPELVTGSKDHELDPRRWKRLETHDVVIECAKISLDPAEASYEDGYYSVSRKLCTSLKHHQTDPSASSYIDTQSSYGTSTPYSTPRLTLSQMSGQLPQILSPQSTRLSAEPQQVTIWSPSAVCGMTTPPTSPGIVPSESSQSAPQPYSKAFGTPAGGKGTPLGTPATSPPPSCTSDDFVHVSLPSAAATPPKKEDKPDSGRPLLYRQQNVTNSDKSLDIPSSKSSVTLSDLPEFLGGLSFEDSAEKDREEDAISKEISEITTDAEHMVPRGGFDSPFYRTNESLSGSQKKTHSAASSVQGHSQTSEPLTSLDKSGPEGARETPKQTFTPIDKPCGGPGESPAGNREGTSGEPSILTPSPCKVPAQRRVVFGSGQPPLYEHLFEVALPKTAYLFVGKKTEELLKKAKGTQDEDCMSSTSPVEVLDRLIQQGADAHTKELNKLSLPSKSADWTHFGGSPPSDEIHTLRNQLLLLHNQLLYERFKRQQHALRNRRLLRKVIKATALEEHNAAMKDQLKLQEKEIQALKLSLQKEQARYHQFQEEHDNIVAQLHSQIRQLQHDREEFYNQSQELQTKLEDCRNMIADLRLELKKANNKVCHTELLLSQVSQKLSNSESVQQQMEFLNRQLLVLGEVNELYLEQLQHKHTDTTKEVEMLHAAYRKELEKAKLCVQQQSQRLDASQKRIAELESQLAKKDHLFLEQKKYLEDVKIQARGQLQAVESRYKAQKKITQAFELEILDLFGRLEKNSLLKKLEDDKTEAAEAAEESRLECGNEDTAGHSEETVGRNGETKPPSNRGSSSSKGGSSSELSTPEKPQNQRLSSRWETSMLLEPSTTVPLTVGSLPSSKSFLGMKARELFRNKSESQCDEEGVTINRLSDALKTELCKDPSMESKVLPSPENLSPKLQESSVGQLHIMDYNETHHDHS; this is encoded by the exons ATGGCACAGCAAGGAAATGTTGGTGAGCTCCTCTCAATGCTGGATTCTCCAATTCTGGGTGTCCTGGAAGATATAACAGCTGCATTCAAAGATAATCTCATTTGTG ACCGTGGGCCTATGCTTGTCAACAACCTGGTGGACTATTACTTGGAAACCAATTCTCAGCAGGCACTGCATATTCTGTCCACTCTGCAAGAGCCTCATgacaag CATCTACTGGACAAAATTAATGATTATATGGGCAAAGCTGCTACTCGTTTACCCACCCTCTCTCTGCTGGGACATGTGATAAGACGACAACCATCTTGGAAACACAAACTTTCTCAAGCACCTCTCCTGCTTTCATTACTTAAATGTCTCAAG ACTGACACAGATGTAGTAGTACTCACCACAGGTGTCCTAGTGCTAATAACCATGTTGCCAATGATTCCTCAGTCTGGCAAACAGTACCTTCATGATTTCTTTGGTATCTTTGGGCGTCTCTCAGCCTGGTGCTTGCAGAATCCAG GTCATGTGGCAGAGATTTATCTTGTCCATCTTCATGCCAGTGTTTATTCCCTCTTTCATCGTCTTTATGGAATGTATCCTTGCAATTTTGTCTCCTTTCTGCGCTCTCACTACAGTATGAAGGAAAACCTGGAGACCTTTGAAGAAGTAGTCAAG CCAATGATGGAACATGTGCGTATTCATCCAGAGTTAGTGACTGGATCCAAGGACCATGAACTGGACCCACGAAG gtggaaaaggctaGAAACTCATGATGTTGTGATAGAATGTGCCAAAATCTCCCTGGACCCTGCAGAAGCCTCCTATGAAGATGGTTATTACTCTGTGTCTCGGAAActctgcacaagcttaaaacaTCATCAAACTGACCCCAGTGCCAGCTCTTACATTGACACACAGAGCAGCTATG GGACTTCTACCCCATACTCCACTCCTCGGCTAACACTATCACAAATGTCAGGGCAGCTACCTCAGATTCTGAGCCCACAGTCCACGAGGCTGTCAGCTGAGCCACAGCAG GTCACCATCTGGAGCCCTTCTGCAGTGTGTGGTATGACCACGCCACCGACATCCCCTGGCATTGTCCCATCAGAGTCATCCCAGTCTGCACCACAACCCTACAGCAAAGCCTTTGGCACACCTG CAGGGGGGAAAGGAACACCTTTGGGAACACCAGCCacatctcctcctccatcctgcACTTCAGATGACTTTGTGCATGTTTCACTCCcttcagctgctgccacacctCCTAAAAAG gaGGACAAACCAGATTCTGGGAGGCCTTTACTGTACCGACAGCAAAATGTCACAAACAGCGATAAATCATTGG acatACCCAGTAGTAAAAGTTCAGTAACCTTAAGTGATCTTCCAGAGTTTTTAGGTGGGTTGTCGTTCGAAGATAGCGCTGAGAAGGACAGAGAGGAAG ATGCAATATCTAAAGAGATCTCTGAGATCACCACCGACGCTGAACACATGGTGCCTAGAGGAGGATTTGACTCCCCGTTTTACCGCACAAACGAAAGTCTGTCAGGCTCTCAGAAGAAGACCCACTCAGCAGCCTCCAGTGTTCAGGGACACAGTCAGACCTCTGAGCCTTTAACATCTCTGGACAAGTCTGGGCCTGAGGGTGCACGGGAAACACCCAAACAAACGTTTACTCCCATAGACAAGCCCTGTGGAGGCCCTGGGGAAAGCCCTGCTGGGAACAGGGAAGGAACCTCTGGGGAGCCGAGTATTCTCACTCCCAGCCCTTGTAAAGTACCAGCACAAAGGAGAGTGGTGTTTGGGAGCGGGCAGCCTCCCCTCTATGAGCACCTCTTTGAGGTTGCATTACCAAAGACTGCCTACCTCTTTGTTGGCAAGAAGACTGAGGAGCTGCTAAAGAAAGCCAAGGGAACCCAGGATGAAGACTGTATGTCCTCAACTTCTCCCGTGGAAGTGCTGGACAGGCTGATTCAGCAAGGAGCAGATGCACACACTAAGGAGCTGAACAA attGTCTCTGCCAAGCAAATCTGCTGACTGGACTCACTTTGGAG GTTCTCCCCCCTCGGATGAGATTCACACCCTGAGGAaccagctgcttctgctgcacaACCAGCTGCTGTACGAGCGCTTCAAGAGGCAGCAGCACGCGCTGCGCAACCGCCGGCTCCTGCGCAAAGTCATCAAAGCCACGGCTCTGGAGGAGCACAATGCTGCCATG AAAGATCAGCTgaaactgcaggaaaaggagATCCAGGCCTTGAAACTGAGTCTGCAGAAAGAACAGGCAAGGTACCACCAGTTTCAGGAGGAACATGATAATATTGTGGCTCAGCTTCACAGCCAGATCCGACAGCTGCAGCATGACCGGGAGGAATTCTACAACCAGAGCCAGGAATTGCAG ACCAAGCTGGAAGACTGCAGGAACATGATAGCAGATCTGAGGTTAGAGTTAAagaaggcaaacaacaaggtGTGTCACACTGAATTGCTGCTTAGCCAAGTTTCTCAAAAG ctTTCCAACAGTGAATCAGTGCAACAGCAGATGGAGTTCTtgaacaggcagctgctggttCTTGGGGAGGTCAATGAGCTGtacctggagcagctgcagcacaagcACACAGACACTACAAAG GAGGTTGAAATGTTGCACGCTGCTTATCGGAAAGAACTGGAGAAAGCAAAGTTGTGTGTTCAGCAGCAAAGCCAAAGGCTCGATGCTTCCCAGAAAAGGATAGCTGAACTGGAATCTCAGCTTGCAAAAAAGGACCACCTCTTCCTGGAGCAAAAGAAATACCTGGAAGATGTTAAAATCCAAGCAAG GGGTCAGCTGCAGGCAGTAGAAAGCAGGTACAAGGCccagaaaaaaatcacccaGGCATTTGAGCTGGAGATCTTGGATCTGTTTGGGCGACTGGAGAAGAACAGCCTACTGAAAAAACTTGAAGACGATAAAACagaagcagctgaagcagcagaagaaag CAGGCTGGAATGTGGTAATGAAGATACAGCAGGACACAGTGAAGAAACAGTGGGTAGAAATGGAGAGACCAAACCTCCCAGCAACCGAGGCAGCAGTAGCAGTAAGGGGGGCAGCAGCAGCGAGCTCTCCACCCCAGAAAAACCCCAGAACCAGAGGCTGAGCAGTCGTTGGGAGACATCCATGTTGCTGGAGCCCTCAACTACTGTCCCACTGACTGTAGGTTCACTCCCCAGCTCCAAGAGCTTCCTTGGAATGAAGGCACGAGAATTATTTCGCAACAAGAGTGAGAGCCAGTGTGATGAGGAGGGGGTCACCATCAACAGGCTGTCTGATGCCCTCAAGACTGAACTATGTAAAGATCCAAGCATGGAGTCAAAGGTCCTTCCAAGCCCCGAAAACCTCTCACCTAAGCTCCAGGAAAGCAGTGTTGGACAGCTTCATATCATGGACTACAATGAAACTCATCATGACCACAGTTAA
- the TSC1 gene encoding hamartin isoform X3, whose translation MAQQGNVGELLSMLDSPILGVLEDITAAFKDNLICDRGPMLVNNLVDYYLETNSQQALHILSTLQEPHDKHLLDKINDYMGKAATRLPTLSLLGHVIRRQPSWKHKLSQAPLLLSLLKCLKTDTDVVVLTTGVLVLITMLPMIPQSGKQYLHDFFGIFGRLSAWCLQNPGHVAEIYLVHLHASVYSLFHRLYGMYPCNFVSFLRSHYSMKENLETFEEVVKPMMEHVRIHPELVTGSKDHELDPRRWKRLETHDVVIECAKISLDPAEASYEDGYYSVSRKLCTSLKHHQTDPSASSYIDTQSSYGTSTPYSTPRLTLSQMSGQLPQILSPQSTRLSAEPQQVTIWSPSAVCGMTTPPTSPGIVPSESSQSAPQPYSKAFGTPGGKGTPLGTPATSPPPSCTSDDFVHVSLPSAAATPPKKEDKPDSGRPLLYRQQNVTNSDKSLDIPSSKSSVTLSDLPEFLGGLSFEDSAEKDREEDAISKEISEITTDAEHMVPRGGFDSPFYRTNESLSGSQKKTHSAASSVQGHSQTSEPLTSLDKSGPEGARETPKQTFTPIDKPCGGPGESPAGNREGTSGEPSILTPSPCKVPAQRRVVFGSGQPPLYEHLFEVALPKTAYLFVGKKTEELLKKAKGTQDEDCMSSTSPVEVLDRLIQQGADAHTKELNKLSLPSKSADWTHFGGSPPSDEIHTLRNQLLLLHNQLLYERFKRQQHALRNRRLLRKVIKATALEEHNAAMKDQLKLQEKEIQALKLSLQKEQARYHQFQEEHDNIVAQLHSQIRQLQHDREEFYNQSQELQTKLEDCRNMIADLRLELKKANNKVCHTELLLSQVSQKLSNSESVQQQMEFLNRQLLVLGEVNELYLEQLQHKHTDTTKEVEMLHAAYRKELEKAKLCVQQQSQRLDASQKRIAELESQLAKKDHLFLEQKKYLEDVKIQARGQLQAVESRYKAQKKITQAFELEILDLFGRLEKNSLLKKLEDDKTEAAEAAEESRLECGNEDTAGHSEETVGRNGETKPPSNRGSSSSKGGSSSELSTPEKPQNQRLSSRWETSMLLEPSTTVPLTVGSLPSSKSFLGMKARELFRNKSESQCDEEGVTINRLSDALKTELCKDPSMESKVLPSPENLSPKLQESSVGQLHIMDYNETHHDHS comes from the exons ATGGCACAGCAAGGAAATGTTGGTGAGCTCCTCTCAATGCTGGATTCTCCAATTCTGGGTGTCCTGGAAGATATAACAGCTGCATTCAAAGATAATCTCATTTGTG ACCGTGGGCCTATGCTTGTCAACAACCTGGTGGACTATTACTTGGAAACCAATTCTCAGCAGGCACTGCATATTCTGTCCACTCTGCAAGAGCCTCATgacaag CATCTACTGGACAAAATTAATGATTATATGGGCAAAGCTGCTACTCGTTTACCCACCCTCTCTCTGCTGGGACATGTGATAAGACGACAACCATCTTGGAAACACAAACTTTCTCAAGCACCTCTCCTGCTTTCATTACTTAAATGTCTCAAG ACTGACACAGATGTAGTAGTACTCACCACAGGTGTCCTAGTGCTAATAACCATGTTGCCAATGATTCCTCAGTCTGGCAAACAGTACCTTCATGATTTCTTTGGTATCTTTGGGCGTCTCTCAGCCTGGTGCTTGCAGAATCCAG GTCATGTGGCAGAGATTTATCTTGTCCATCTTCATGCCAGTGTTTATTCCCTCTTTCATCGTCTTTATGGAATGTATCCTTGCAATTTTGTCTCCTTTCTGCGCTCTCACTACAGTATGAAGGAAAACCTGGAGACCTTTGAAGAAGTAGTCAAG CCAATGATGGAACATGTGCGTATTCATCCAGAGTTAGTGACTGGATCCAAGGACCATGAACTGGACCCACGAAG gtggaaaaggctaGAAACTCATGATGTTGTGATAGAATGTGCCAAAATCTCCCTGGACCCTGCAGAAGCCTCCTATGAAGATGGTTATTACTCTGTGTCTCGGAAActctgcacaagcttaaaacaTCATCAAACTGACCCCAGTGCCAGCTCTTACATTGACACACAGAGCAGCTATG GGACTTCTACCCCATACTCCACTCCTCGGCTAACACTATCACAAATGTCAGGGCAGCTACCTCAGATTCTGAGCCCACAGTCCACGAGGCTGTCAGCTGAGCCACAGCAG GTCACCATCTGGAGCCCTTCTGCAGTGTGTGGTATGACCACGCCACCGACATCCCCTGGCATTGTCCCATCAGAGTCATCCCAGTCTGCACCACAACCCTACAGCAAAGCCTTTGGCACACCTG GGGGGAAAGGAACACCTTTGGGAACACCAGCCacatctcctcctccatcctgcACTTCAGATGACTTTGTGCATGTTTCACTCCcttcagctgctgccacacctCCTAAAAAG gaGGACAAACCAGATTCTGGGAGGCCTTTACTGTACCGACAGCAAAATGTCACAAACAGCGATAAATCATTGG acatACCCAGTAGTAAAAGTTCAGTAACCTTAAGTGATCTTCCAGAGTTTTTAGGTGGGTTGTCGTTCGAAGATAGCGCTGAGAAGGACAGAGAGGAAG ATGCAATATCTAAAGAGATCTCTGAGATCACCACCGACGCTGAACACATGGTGCCTAGAGGAGGATTTGACTCCCCGTTTTACCGCACAAACGAAAGTCTGTCAGGCTCTCAGAAGAAGACCCACTCAGCAGCCTCCAGTGTTCAGGGACACAGTCAGACCTCTGAGCCTTTAACATCTCTGGACAAGTCTGGGCCTGAGGGTGCACGGGAAACACCCAAACAAACGTTTACTCCCATAGACAAGCCCTGTGGAGGCCCTGGGGAAAGCCCTGCTGGGAACAGGGAAGGAACCTCTGGGGAGCCGAGTATTCTCACTCCCAGCCCTTGTAAAGTACCAGCACAAAGGAGAGTGGTGTTTGGGAGCGGGCAGCCTCCCCTCTATGAGCACCTCTTTGAGGTTGCATTACCAAAGACTGCCTACCTCTTTGTTGGCAAGAAGACTGAGGAGCTGCTAAAGAAAGCCAAGGGAACCCAGGATGAAGACTGTATGTCCTCAACTTCTCCCGTGGAAGTGCTGGACAGGCTGATTCAGCAAGGAGCAGATGCACACACTAAGGAGCTGAACAA attGTCTCTGCCAAGCAAATCTGCTGACTGGACTCACTTTGGAG GTTCTCCCCCCTCGGATGAGATTCACACCCTGAGGAaccagctgcttctgctgcacaACCAGCTGCTGTACGAGCGCTTCAAGAGGCAGCAGCACGCGCTGCGCAACCGCCGGCTCCTGCGCAAAGTCATCAAAGCCACGGCTCTGGAGGAGCACAATGCTGCCATG AAAGATCAGCTgaaactgcaggaaaaggagATCCAGGCCTTGAAACTGAGTCTGCAGAAAGAACAGGCAAGGTACCACCAGTTTCAGGAGGAACATGATAATATTGTGGCTCAGCTTCACAGCCAGATCCGACAGCTGCAGCATGACCGGGAGGAATTCTACAACCAGAGCCAGGAATTGCAG ACCAAGCTGGAAGACTGCAGGAACATGATAGCAGATCTGAGGTTAGAGTTAAagaaggcaaacaacaaggtGTGTCACACTGAATTGCTGCTTAGCCAAGTTTCTCAAAAG ctTTCCAACAGTGAATCAGTGCAACAGCAGATGGAGTTCTtgaacaggcagctgctggttCTTGGGGAGGTCAATGAGCTGtacctggagcagctgcagcacaagcACACAGACACTACAAAG GAGGTTGAAATGTTGCACGCTGCTTATCGGAAAGAACTGGAGAAAGCAAAGTTGTGTGTTCAGCAGCAAAGCCAAAGGCTCGATGCTTCCCAGAAAAGGATAGCTGAACTGGAATCTCAGCTTGCAAAAAAGGACCACCTCTTCCTGGAGCAAAAGAAATACCTGGAAGATGTTAAAATCCAAGCAAG GGGTCAGCTGCAGGCAGTAGAAAGCAGGTACAAGGCccagaaaaaaatcacccaGGCATTTGAGCTGGAGATCTTGGATCTGTTTGGGCGACTGGAGAAGAACAGCCTACTGAAAAAACTTGAAGACGATAAAACagaagcagctgaagcagcagaagaaag CAGGCTGGAATGTGGTAATGAAGATACAGCAGGACACAGTGAAGAAACAGTGGGTAGAAATGGAGAGACCAAACCTCCCAGCAACCGAGGCAGCAGTAGCAGTAAGGGGGGCAGCAGCAGCGAGCTCTCCACCCCAGAAAAACCCCAGAACCAGAGGCTGAGCAGTCGTTGGGAGACATCCATGTTGCTGGAGCCCTCAACTACTGTCCCACTGACTGTAGGTTCACTCCCCAGCTCCAAGAGCTTCCTTGGAATGAAGGCACGAGAATTATTTCGCAACAAGAGTGAGAGCCAGTGTGATGAGGAGGGGGTCACCATCAACAGGCTGTCTGATGCCCTCAAGACTGAACTATGTAAAGATCCAAGCATGGAGTCAAAGGTCCTTCCAAGCCCCGAAAACCTCTCACCTAAGCTCCAGGAAAGCAGTGTTGGACAGCTTCATATCATGGACTACAATGAAACTCATCATGACCACAGTTAA
- the TSC1 gene encoding hamartin isoform X2: MAQQGNVGELLSMLDSPILGVLEDITAAFKDNLICDRGPMLVNNLVDYYLETNSQQALHILSTLQEPHDKHLLDKINDYMGKAATRLPTLSLLGHVIRRQPSWKHKLSQAPLLLSLLKCLKTDTDVVVLTTGVLVLITMLPMIPQSGKQYLHDFFGIFGRLSAWCLQNPGHVAEIYLVHLHASVYSLFHRLYGMYPCNFVSFLRSHYSMKENLETFEEVVKPMMEHVRIHPELVTGSKDHELDPRRWKRLETHDVVIECAKISLDPAEASYEDGYYSVSRKLCTSLKHHQTDPSASSYIDTQSSYGTSTPYSTPRLTLSQMSGQLPQILSPQSTRLSAEPQQVTIWSPSAVCGMTTPPTSPGIVPSESSQSAPQPYSKAFGTPAGGKGTPLGTPATSPPPSCTSDDFVHVSLPSAAATPPKKEDKPDSGRPLLYRQQNVTNSDKSLDIPSSKSSVTLSDLPEFLGGLSFEDSAEKDREEDAISKEISEITTDAEHMVPRGGFDSPFYRTNESLSGSQKKTHSAASSVQGHSQTSEPLTSLDKSGPEGARETPKQTFTPIDKPCGGPGESPAGNREGTSGEPSILTPSPCKVPAQRRVVFGSGQPPLYEHLFEVALPKTAYLFVGKKTEELLKKAKGTQDEDCMSSTSPVEVLDRLIQQGADAHTKELNKLSLPSKSADWTHFGGSPPSDEIHTLRNQLLLLHNQLLYERFKRQQHALRNRRLLRKVIKATALEEHNAAMKDQLKLQEKEIQALKLSLQKEQARYHQFQEEHDNIVAQLHSQIRQLQHDREEFYNQSQELQTKLEDCRNMIADLRLELKKANNKVCHTELLLSQVSQKLSNSESVQQQMEFLNRQLLVLGEVNELYLEQLQHKHTDTTKEVEMLHAAYRKELEKAKLCVQQQSQRLDASQKRIAELESQLAKKDHLFLEQKKYLEDVKIQARGQLQAVESRYKAQKKITQAFELEILDLFGRLEKNSLLKKLEDDKTEAAEAAEERLECGNEDTAGHSEETVGRNGETKPPSNRGSSSSKGGSSSELSTPEKPQNQRLSSRWETSMLLEPSTTVPLTVGSLPSSKSFLGMKARELFRNKSESQCDEEGVTINRLSDALKTELCKDPSMESKVLPSPENLSPKLQESSVGQLHIMDYNETHHDHS; encoded by the exons ATGGCACAGCAAGGAAATGTTGGTGAGCTCCTCTCAATGCTGGATTCTCCAATTCTGGGTGTCCTGGAAGATATAACAGCTGCATTCAAAGATAATCTCATTTGTG ACCGTGGGCCTATGCTTGTCAACAACCTGGTGGACTATTACTTGGAAACCAATTCTCAGCAGGCACTGCATATTCTGTCCACTCTGCAAGAGCCTCATgacaag CATCTACTGGACAAAATTAATGATTATATGGGCAAAGCTGCTACTCGTTTACCCACCCTCTCTCTGCTGGGACATGTGATAAGACGACAACCATCTTGGAAACACAAACTTTCTCAAGCACCTCTCCTGCTTTCATTACTTAAATGTCTCAAG ACTGACACAGATGTAGTAGTACTCACCACAGGTGTCCTAGTGCTAATAACCATGTTGCCAATGATTCCTCAGTCTGGCAAACAGTACCTTCATGATTTCTTTGGTATCTTTGGGCGTCTCTCAGCCTGGTGCTTGCAGAATCCAG GTCATGTGGCAGAGATTTATCTTGTCCATCTTCATGCCAGTGTTTATTCCCTCTTTCATCGTCTTTATGGAATGTATCCTTGCAATTTTGTCTCCTTTCTGCGCTCTCACTACAGTATGAAGGAAAACCTGGAGACCTTTGAAGAAGTAGTCAAG CCAATGATGGAACATGTGCGTATTCATCCAGAGTTAGTGACTGGATCCAAGGACCATGAACTGGACCCACGAAG gtggaaaaggctaGAAACTCATGATGTTGTGATAGAATGTGCCAAAATCTCCCTGGACCCTGCAGAAGCCTCCTATGAAGATGGTTATTACTCTGTGTCTCGGAAActctgcacaagcttaaaacaTCATCAAACTGACCCCAGTGCCAGCTCTTACATTGACACACAGAGCAGCTATG GGACTTCTACCCCATACTCCACTCCTCGGCTAACACTATCACAAATGTCAGGGCAGCTACCTCAGATTCTGAGCCCACAGTCCACGAGGCTGTCAGCTGAGCCACAGCAG GTCACCATCTGGAGCCCTTCTGCAGTGTGTGGTATGACCACGCCACCGACATCCCCTGGCATTGTCCCATCAGAGTCATCCCAGTCTGCACCACAACCCTACAGCAAAGCCTTTGGCACACCTG CAGGGGGGAAAGGAACACCTTTGGGAACACCAGCCacatctcctcctccatcctgcACTTCAGATGACTTTGTGCATGTTTCACTCCcttcagctgctgccacacctCCTAAAAAG gaGGACAAACCAGATTCTGGGAGGCCTTTACTGTACCGACAGCAAAATGTCACAAACAGCGATAAATCATTGG acatACCCAGTAGTAAAAGTTCAGTAACCTTAAGTGATCTTCCAGAGTTTTTAGGTGGGTTGTCGTTCGAAGATAGCGCTGAGAAGGACAGAGAGGAAG ATGCAATATCTAAAGAGATCTCTGAGATCACCACCGACGCTGAACACATGGTGCCTAGAGGAGGATTTGACTCCCCGTTTTACCGCACAAACGAAAGTCTGTCAGGCTCTCAGAAGAAGACCCACTCAGCAGCCTCCAGTGTTCAGGGACACAGTCAGACCTCTGAGCCTTTAACATCTCTGGACAAGTCTGGGCCTGAGGGTGCACGGGAAACACCCAAACAAACGTTTACTCCCATAGACAAGCCCTGTGGAGGCCCTGGGGAAAGCCCTGCTGGGAACAGGGAAGGAACCTCTGGGGAGCCGAGTATTCTCACTCCCAGCCCTTGTAAAGTACCAGCACAAAGGAGAGTGGTGTTTGGGAGCGGGCAGCCTCCCCTCTATGAGCACCTCTTTGAGGTTGCATTACCAAAGACTGCCTACCTCTTTGTTGGCAAGAAGACTGAGGAGCTGCTAAAGAAAGCCAAGGGAACCCAGGATGAAGACTGTATGTCCTCAACTTCTCCCGTGGAAGTGCTGGACAGGCTGATTCAGCAAGGAGCAGATGCACACACTAAGGAGCTGAACAA attGTCTCTGCCAAGCAAATCTGCTGACTGGACTCACTTTGGAG GTTCTCCCCCCTCGGATGAGATTCACACCCTGAGGAaccagctgcttctgctgcacaACCAGCTGCTGTACGAGCGCTTCAAGAGGCAGCAGCACGCGCTGCGCAACCGCCGGCTCCTGCGCAAAGTCATCAAAGCCACGGCTCTGGAGGAGCACAATGCTGCCATG AAAGATCAGCTgaaactgcaggaaaaggagATCCAGGCCTTGAAACTGAGTCTGCAGAAAGAACAGGCAAGGTACCACCAGTTTCAGGAGGAACATGATAATATTGTGGCTCAGCTTCACAGCCAGATCCGACAGCTGCAGCATGACCGGGAGGAATTCTACAACCAGAGCCAGGAATTGCAG ACCAAGCTGGAAGACTGCAGGAACATGATAGCAGATCTGAGGTTAGAGTTAAagaaggcaaacaacaaggtGTGTCACACTGAATTGCTGCTTAGCCAAGTTTCTCAAAAG ctTTCCAACAGTGAATCAGTGCAACAGCAGATGGAGTTCTtgaacaggcagctgctggttCTTGGGGAGGTCAATGAGCTGtacctggagcagctgcagcacaagcACACAGACACTACAAAG GAGGTTGAAATGTTGCACGCTGCTTATCGGAAAGAACTGGAGAAAGCAAAGTTGTGTGTTCAGCAGCAAAGCCAAAGGCTCGATGCTTCCCAGAAAAGGATAGCTGAACTGGAATCTCAGCTTGCAAAAAAGGACCACCTCTTCCTGGAGCAAAAGAAATACCTGGAAGATGTTAAAATCCAAGCAAG GGGTCAGCTGCAGGCAGTAGAAAGCAGGTACAAGGCccagaaaaaaatcacccaGGCATTTGAGCTGGAGATCTTGGATCTGTTTGGGCGACTGGAGAAGAACAGCCTACTGAAAAAACTTGAAGACGATAAAACagaagcagctgaagcagcagaagaaag GCTGGAATGTGGTAATGAAGATACAGCAGGACACAGTGAAGAAACAGTGGGTAGAAATGGAGAGACCAAACCTCCCAGCAACCGAGGCAGCAGTAGCAGTAAGGGGGGCAGCAGCAGCGAGCTCTCCACCCCAGAAAAACCCCAGAACCAGAGGCTGAGCAGTCGTTGGGAGACATCCATGTTGCTGGAGCCCTCAACTACTGTCCCACTGACTGTAGGTTCACTCCCCAGCTCCAAGAGCTTCCTTGGAATGAAGGCACGAGAATTATTTCGCAACAAGAGTGAGAGCCAGTGTGATGAGGAGGGGGTCACCATCAACAGGCTGTCTGATGCCCTCAAGACTGAACTATGTAAAGATCCAAGCATGGAGTCAAAGGTCCTTCCAAGCCCCGAAAACCTCTCACCTAAGCTCCAGGAAAGCAGTGTTGGACAGCTTCATATCATGGACTACAATGAAACTCATCATGACCACAGTTAA